One window of the Zea mays cultivar B73 chromosome 3, Zm-B73-REFERENCE-NAM-5.0, whole genome shotgun sequence genome contains the following:
- the LOC100280465 gene encoding uncharacterized LOC100280465 produces MASPPHSVEVRTPGDSPRPTAALLSPSVAAPQPSNASRLLLLLTAAVAAATAFVLLRPPITVVTAASATARPLSKLSKPVVLLISSDGFRFGYQYKAPLPHIRRLFANGTSAAEGLIPVFPTLTFPNHYSIVTGLYPSSHGIINNYFPDPISGDYFTMKNHDPKWWLGEPLWATAAAQGVLSATFFWPGSEVTKGSWNCPDKYCRHYNGSVPFEERVDTILGYFDLPPNQMPQFMTLYFEDPDHQGHQVGPDDPSITDAVVHIDEMLGRLIAGLEARGMFEDVNIILVGDHGMVGTCDRKLVFLEELAPWIELKSDWVLSVTPLLAIRPPDGVSPAEVVAKMNEGLGSGKVKNGEYLKMYLKEELPTRLHYSESYRIPPIIGLVGEGYKIEMKRSKRNECGGAHGYDNAFFSMRTIFAAHGPRFQGGRTVPSFENAEIYNVMASILNLKPAPNNGSASFPGTILLPNK; encoded by the coding sequence ATGGCGTCTCCGCCCCACTCAGTCGAGGTCCGGACCCCCGGCGACTCGCCGCGGCCCACCGCCGctctcctctccccctccgtGGCCGCACCCCAGCCCTCCAACGCCTCCCGCCTCCTGCTCCTCCTCACCGCGGCCGTCGCCGCCGCTACGGCCTTCGTCCTGCTCCGCCCGCCCATCACCGTCGTGACCGCGGCGTCCGCCACCGCGCGGCCGCTCTCCAAGCTCTCCAAGCCCGTGGTGCTGCTCATTTCCTCGGACGGCTTCCGCTTCGGGTACCAGTACAAGGCCCCCCTCCCGCACATCCGCCGCCTCTTCGCCAATGGCACATCCGCCGCCGAGGGCCTGATCCCCGTCTTCCCCACGCTCACCTTCCCCAACCACTACTCCATCGTCACCGGCCTCTACCCCTCCTCCCACGGCATCATCAACAACTACTTCCCCGATCCCATCTCGGGGGACTACTTCACCATGAAAAACCACGATCCCAAGTGGTGGCTCGGGGAGCCGCTCTGGGCCACCGCTGCCGCCCAGGGGGTCCTGTCTGCCACATTCTTCTGGCCGGGTTCGGAGGTTACGAAGGGTTCCTGGAACTGCCCCGACAAGTACTGCCGCCACTACAATGGCTCGGTGCCGTTTGAGGAGAgggtcgacaccatccttggctaTTTTGATCTCCCGCCTAACCAAATGCCACAGTTCATGACGCTGTACTTTGAGGATCCTGATCACCAGGGGCACCAGGTGGGTCCTGACGATCCCTCAATCACCGATGCGGTCGTACATATAGATGAGATGCTCGGGAGGCTCATTGCTGGTTTGGAGGCTAGGGGAATGTTTGAGGATGTGAACATTATATTGGTAGGTGACCATGGTATGGTTGGGACCTGCGATAGGAAGCTTGTGTTTCTCGAAGAGTTGGCTCCATGGATCGAGTTGAAGTCAGATTGGGTTCTGTCAGTGACGCCATTGCTGGCAATCAGGCCGCCAGATGGTGTGTCGCCAGCTGAGGTTGTGGCCAAGATGAATGAGGGGCTTGGATCTGGGAAGGTGAAGAATGGGGAATATTTGAAAATGTACTTAAAAGAGGAGTTGCCTACTCGCCTGCATTATTCAGAGAGTTACAGGATCCCACCAATCATCGGGCTGGTTGGGGAAGGGTATAAGATCGAGATGAAGCGCTCCAAGAGAAATGAGTGTGGAGGAGCCCATGGGTACGACAATGCCTTCTTCTCAATGAGGACCATATTTGCCGCACATGGACCTCGTTTTCAGGGTGGTAGAACTGTGCCCTCATTTGAGAATGCGGAGATATACAATGTCATGGCTTCCATTCTCAATTTGAAGCCTGCTCCAAACAATGGTTCAGCTTCTTTCCCTGGCACGATTCTGTTGCCGAACAAATGA